The sequence CTTGGATATTGAGGATTTAATTTTAGCCCCTTTAGCCACGAGTGAGGCTGTTTTGACTAATAGACAGAAAGAATTGGGTGTAGTGGTGGTTAATATTGGCGGGGCAACAACAGGCATCGCTGTTTTTGAACAAGGCGATCTTTTGAGCACAGCAATCTTGCCGTTAGGTTCAGAACACATAACTTCTGATATTGCTATTGGCTTGAGAACTTCTATTGATGTGGCAGAAAAAATTAAATTAAAATATGGCCAAGCTTCGTCCAAAGGAATGGATAAAAAGGAAGAGTTTGATTTAAATGAATTTGATGAAAATGAAGAAGGCTTGGTTTCCAAAAAATATTTAGCTGAAATTATTGAAGCACGTGTTGAAGAAATTATGGATAAAGTTGATCAGGAACTGAAGCATCTTGAGCGCAGCGGCGCATTGCCAGCTGGTGTTATATTAACAGGTGCAGGCGCAAAACTGCCAAAAATAATTGATGTATGCAAAAAAAATTTACGATTGCCAGCGACTTTAGGATATCCTTATGATATTGTGAGCGTGATTGATAAAGTAAATGATTTGTCCTTTACCACTGCGGCCGGCCTGGTAAAATGGGGCAATCAGATGACCAAAAAACGCAAAGGCATTTCCAAATTTAAGAGTGTGGCAGGTGTGACAAAAAATATAAGGAAGTGGTTTAAAGCTTTGATGCCCTAAAATTCTGGTGAACAAAAAATGTATACAAAACTGTGTAAAACCGGTTTTACTAAATATGGTCAGACTGGTACAATAAGAAATAAGAGATAATAATTACTAAAAAATATGGAAATAAAGCCCGAAATTCAAACATTTGCTAATATTAAAGTAGTCGGCGTAGGCGGCAGTGGCGGCGCAGCTGTTAATCGTATGATCAATTCCAAAATCAAAGGCGTTGAATTTATAACGATTAATACTGATGTTCAGGCTTTGCATTATTCTCAGGCCAATAAGAAATTACATATTGGCAAAACTTTAACCCGTGGCTTGGGCGCAGGCATGGATCCCGAGACTGGGGCAAAAGCAGCTGAAGAAAACCAAAATGACATTAGAGATGTTTTAAAGGGCGCAGATATGGTTTTTTTGACTTGCGGTTTGGGTGGCGGCACTGGCAGTGGGGCAACGCCAGTTATTGCGAGCATAGCCAAAGAATTGGGAGCACTGACAGTTGCTGTAGTTACTAAGCCTTTTTCTTTTGAAGGCGCGCAACGTAAAACAATAGCTGATCAAGCCTGGGGAAAATTAGCTGAAAAAGTTGATACCATTATTACTATTCAAAATGATCGCTTGCTGCAGATTATTGATAAAAAGACTTCATTGCTTGAAGCCTTTTCAATAGTTGATGATGTCTTGCATCAAGCTATCCAAGGCATTTCAGAATTAGTAACAGTGCCTGGTTTAATCAATGTTGACTTTGCCGATGTAAAAGCTATTATGAAAGATCAAGGCACTGCGTTGATGGGCATTGGCCAGGCCAGCGGTGATAACCGTGCAGTGGAAGCTGCGAAGGCAGCTATCTCCAGCCCTTTGCTGGAATTATCTATGGATGGGGCAAATGGCGTCTTATTCATTATTGCCGGCGGTCCTGATCTTAGCATGCACGAAGTTAATGAGGCAGCCAAGATTATTACTGCTTCAGCTGAAAGTGATGCCAAAATTATTTTTGGCGCTATTATTGACGATGATTTGGGAGATCAGATGAAGATTACTGTGATTGCAACCGGCTTTGATTCAAATTCTCCAAAAAACAGGGAGGCTGATATAAAAGTTATAAAACGCGAGGAAATAACCTATAAGCCTAACCAATTTTTGGCTGAAGAAAATGATAAGGAATCAGAGGAAAAAAGTAAAAAGAAAATTAAGGAAGATTATAAAATTTCAGTTTCCAAAAAAGACAATGAAGCAGCTGAAGAAGATTTGGATATTCCAGCCTTCATCAGGAAAAAAATGGGATAAATTCCTAATATTTATAATATAAATAAAAGTCCCTGGTTTATACCGGGGGTTTTTTAGTTTTTTAAATGCAGCCAAAATTTTTAATTTTTAAATTCATCAAATAGTTATCCACACAATATTTTTACGACACCAAGACAAGCCTTGATTTTGGCGGGAAAATATTGATTTAGACAAAAATTTGACAGGCACAACATCTAGTATTAAAATTAATGCAGTAGACACTAAATATTGTAGTAAAAGCAAAATTGCCTTTTGCAAGTGTGCTTTTGCTTCTTTAAAAAAAGCATGAAATGTCCAGTCTGCAATTATAAAGAGACAAAAGTCGTAGATTCCCGCGTGGCTTCTGACGAAATAACCATAAGAAGACGGCGGGAATGCTTAAAATGTGGTTTTCGGTTTAGTACCTATGAACAAGTTGAGCTCTTGGATTTAATGGTCATTAAGCGGGACGGGCACAAAGAAAGCTATTCCCGTGATAAGGTTGAACAAGGCTTGAAAAAAGCTTTTGAAAAAAGGCCAATTTCTGAAGAAGCTTTTAAAATTTTAGTTAATAAAATAGAAAGAAATATTCAGGCTTTGAAGAAAAGCGAGATTACCAGCCAGGAAATCGGGGAAATAATTATTAAGGAATTAAAGAAAAAAGACCCCGTCGCTTATATAAGATTTGCTTCAGTTTATCGGGCGTTTGAAGATTTGCAGACATTTCAAAAAGAAATCAATGCTGTTTTTGGCAAAAAGAAAAATAGGGGGTCAAACTCTGAAAAATTTACACGAAAGAACGTGAAAAATTAAATATTTGCATATTTGTTTATTAGGATTAGTCTGCTGAGCTTGGATGAAAGCAGAATAATAAATTTGTGTTTAAGTTATCAATATAAAAACATGGGAAAGATTACAAAAATTAAAAAGCGCGATGATCGGATTGTAGATTATGATTTAAGCAAAGTTGAATTGGCTATATATAAATCCATGGAGGCGATTGGTGATCCTAATAAGAAAAAGGCGAAAAAGTTAGCTTTGGCAGTAGAAAAGGAATTGAATAAAAAATTTCATGAGCGAACTATTCCGGCAGTTGAAGAAGTGCAGGATTTAGTTGAAGAAATTTTAATTAAAAATAAACAGATTAAAACAGCCAAGGCTTATATTTTATATCGTGAACAGCACGCTCAGATCCGTGATTTGAGGACTTTGATAGATTCTGATGCATTAATGGAAGGCTATTTGGCGCAAAGTGATTGGCGAGTTAAAGAAAACAGCAATATGGCTTATTCCTTGCAAGGCTTGAATAATCATGTTGCTTCGGCTGTTTCAGCCCATTATTGGCTGCACAAAGTTTATCCGCAAGAAGTCAGAGACGCACATTCAAATGCGGATATTCATATTCATGATTTGCAGACTCTGGCAGCTTATTGCTGTGGCTGGGATTTGCGTGATTTATTAATGAAAGGCTTTGGCGGGGTAATGGGGAAGGTTTCTTCTAAGCCAGCTAAGCATTTTAGAACAGCTTTGGGCCAGATCGTGAATTTTTTTTATACCTTACAAGGCGAAACAGCAGGCGCTCAGGCTTTTTCCAGCTTTGATACGTATTTAGCGCCTTTTATTGCTTTTGATAATTTAACTTACGGCGAAGTGAAGCAATGCATACAGGAATTTTTATTTAATATGAATGTGCCAACACGCGTTGGCTTTCAAACGCCCTTTACCAATATAACGATGG is a genomic window of Patescibacteria group bacterium containing:
- the ftsZ gene encoding cell division protein FtsZ, whose translation is MEIKPEIQTFANIKVVGVGGSGGAAVNRMINSKIKGVEFITINTDVQALHYSQANKKLHIGKTLTRGLGAGMDPETGAKAAEENQNDIRDVLKGADMVFLTCGLGGGTGSGATPVIASIAKELGALTVAVVTKPFSFEGAQRKTIADQAWGKLAEKVDTIITIQNDRLLQIIDKKTSLLEAFSIVDDVLHQAIQGISELVTVPGLINVDFADVKAIMKDQGTALMGIGQASGDNRAVEAAKAAISSPLLELSMDGANGVLFIIAGGPDLSMHEVNEAAKIITASAESDAKIIFGAIIDDDLGDQMKITVIATGFDSNSPKNREADIKVIKREEITYKPNQFLAEENDKESEEKSKKKIKEDYKISVSKKDNEAAEEDLDIPAFIRKKMG
- the ftsA gene encoding cell division protein FtsA, whose product is MPQEDIIVGLDIGSTSIKIAVGQNTSNEGNPQKLHIIGAVEQEAEGINRGVITSIEDAVNSLTKALEKAEKLIGMPIEQAWVSISGGNITSQISKGVVAVSKTDGEIREEDMERAIEAAKTVTTPPNYEIIHVIPRSFTVDGQSNIKDPAGMTGVRLEVETYIVEGLSSQIKNLTKCIYQTGLDIEDLILAPLATSEAVLTNRQKELGVVVVNIGGATTGIAVFEQGDLLSTAILPLGSEHITSDIAIGLRTSIDVAEKIKLKYGQASSKGMDKKEEFDLNEFDENEEGLVSKKYLAEIIEARVEEIMDKVDQELKHLERSGALPAGVILTGAGAKLPKIIDVCKKNLRLPATLGYPYDIVSVIDKVNDLSFTTAAGLVKWGNQMTKKRKGISKFKSVAGVTKNIRKWFKALMP
- the nrdR gene encoding transcriptional regulator NrdR, producing MKCPVCNYKETKVVDSRVASDEITIRRRRECLKCGFRFSTYEQVELLDLMVIKRDGHKESYSRDKVEQGLKKAFEKRPISEEAFKILVNKIERNIQALKKSEITSQEIGEIIIKELKKKDPVAYIRFASVYRAFEDLQTFQKEINAVFGKKKNRGSNSEKFTRKNVKN